One Gigantopelta aegis isolate Gae_Host chromosome 1, Gae_host_genome, whole genome shotgun sequence genomic region harbors:
- the LOC121381289 gene encoding uncharacterized protein LOC121381289, which produces MNWQAVHLHKEWKRFQQHCTFTFNGPLATKTEAQKVNYLMTYIGDKGREIYNTFTWIPEDENTPAENQTLEGVYAKYEAYVAPRKKLIRATVNFNRRKQEVGEKFNNFVTDLRILVKDCGYAEEERMVRDAIVLRSVHDTVRKKCLEKGDTLTLEMAINIGQNHEMSQESLKAINDEDPKVHTVRDKRYSKKKTEQHGSRSRHGTSKWHKQTPSPKACTKCGYSNIHKECPARNSKCNFCHKRGHYEKVCRNKLKTHIVDEMYSTGSSSEDYDSDSFSHEINIISNEEAEKTDWWEEVKINGKKVLF; this is translated from the coding sequence ATGAATTGGCAAGCTGTCCACCTCCATAAAGAGTGGAAGAGGTTCCAACAACATTGTACTTTCACATTTAATGGTCCACTCGCAACTAAAACTGAAGCACAAAAAGTGAACTATCTGATGACTTACATCGGAGACAAGGGGCGTGAAATATACAACACTTTCACTTGGATACCCGAAGATGAAAACACACCGGCAGAAAATCAAACTCTAGAAGGtgtttatgctaaatatgaagcATATGTTGCTCCAAGAAAAAAACTAATTCGCGCAACTGTTAACTTTAATCGTCGAAAGCAGGAAGTTGGCGAAAAATTTAATAACTTTGTAACAGATCTGCGTATTCTTGTGAAAGACTGCGGCTATGCAGAAGAAGAACGGATGGTGCGTGATGCTATAGTTCTGCGCTCTGTACATGATACTGTAAGGAAAAAATGTCTTGAAAAAGGAGATACTCTGACATTGGAAATGGCAATAAATATTGGCCAAAACCACGAAATGTCACAGGAAAGTCTCAAAGCTATCAATGACGAAGATCCCAAAGTTCATACAGTACGTGATAAGCGATATTCTAAAAAGAAGACAGAACAACATGGATCTAGGTCAAGACATGGCACTAGTAAGTGGCACAAACAAACACCATCACCTAAAGCCTGCACAAAGTGTGGCTACAGCAACATACATAAGGAATGTCCGGCAAGAAATAGCAAATGCAATTTTTGCCATAAACGAGGACACTACGAAAAAGTGTGTAGAAATAAACTAAAGACACACATTGTTGATGAAATGTATTCCACAGGTAGCTCATCTGAGGATTATGATTCTGATTCATTTTCTCATGAAATCAACATAATCTCAAATGAAGAGGCTGAGAAAACTGACTGGTGGGAAGAAGTGAAAATCAATGGAAAGAAGGTCCTGTTCTAA
- the LOC121375137 gene encoding ADP-ribosylation factor 2-like has protein sequence MGSYFTKLFKSLIGSKEMRILMVGLDAAGKTTILYKLKLGEIVTTIPTIGFNVETVEYKNISFTVWDVGGQDKIRPLWRHYFQNTQGLIFVVDSNDRERVDEAKNELNRMIQEDELRDAVLLVFCNKQDLPNAMAAAEVTDKLGLHQLRNRQWYIQATCATNGDGLYEGLDWLSHTLKNRK, from the coding sequence ATGGGGTCGTACTTCACCAAACTCTTCAAGAGCCTCATAGGTTCGAAAGAAATGCGAATTTTGATGGTTGGTCTGGACGCCGCTGGTAAGACCACCATTTTGTACAAGCTGAAATTGGGCGAGATAGTTACGACCATACCGACGATCGGTTTTAACGTAGAGACGGTTGAATATAAGAACATTAGCTTCACTGTGTGGGACGTGGGTGGGCAGGATAAGATCAGACCGCTGTGGAGACATTATTTCCAGAACACCCAAGGACTGATTTTTGTGGTGGACAGCAACGATAGAGAACGCGTTGACGAAGCGAAGAATGAGCTGAACCGAATGATTCAGGAAGACGAACTCCGAGACGCCGTACTGCTTGTGTTCTGTAACAAACAGGATCTTCCGAATGCGATGGCGGCAGCCGAAGTGACAGACAAACTAGGACTACACCAGCTGCGGAACCGACAGTGGTATATACAGGCGACCTGCGCCACTAACGGAGATGGCTTGTACGAAGGATTGGACTGGCTTTCACATAccttaaaaaatagaaaataa